In Hirschia baltica ATCC 49814, the genomic stretch CATATCTCGTAAACGGCGCCCTGATCCTGCAAGTGTGCCTCAATCCTATTTGGAGCCAGATACAAAGCGCAGGCGCACAAAGGGACGTGATGAAGATACTTCACAAACAGCACCTGCAAAGAAGCCTGCTGCAACGATAAAACCATTGCGTGGTGAAAAGTTTGAAAAGCCAAGCTCAGGAAGAGAGCCAGCGCAGCGTTCGCACAAACGTCAAACACCGCACCGTTATGCAGCATTGCGCGAGGGGGCCGAGACTAATCCTGAGCCGCGTGATTTCAGCAAACCGGCTAAACCGGGCGAAGCCGTTGTGCCAGCCAGTCTAGCTAAAACGCGTAAGACGACGGCACCGCGTAAAGAGGCAGATGCAGTTTGGATAACGGAAGCGGACGGAACAAGACGTGAGTTGCCGCAACGCCCTAAAACAGCTGGGTCTCGCCGCGATCGCGCAAGAGCTAAGGGGAATACTGCGCACCCAACTAAAGAGGATGTTGTGCGTCCACGTTCTTTAAGCGAGCGTCGTCAGGAGAAAAAGGGTAAAACAAGCTCCGGTGAAATTGGCTCTCGCGGTGATGGTGGATTGCCTTGGAATGAGCGTGCAGGTGCGACACGCGGAAAACCACGTCCAGCAGGTGTGAGACCAGCTCCCAAACGGGGTGGGTCTAGTTCAAAAACGGATCGTTTCAATAAGGGCGGAAAATCGGGCGGACCTAAAGGGCGCAGATAGCAGATAGCTGAAAAATAAAGCAAAGAAAAAGGCTCTCAAAAATTGAGAGCCTTTTTTATTGATTATGTCTAAGAAGTTATTCCGTTACAGAAATCACTGTGGCAGTTCCAGTTACGCCATCATTTCTTGTATAGCCTGTGGTGAAACCGACATCATGTGAAACTTCATCAAAAGTGACACAAACTTTTTGTTCTGCTTCACCACCGCAAAGTGTTTTGCCTGTTTCGTCCCAAGAATAGGGTGAAGTTTGGTCACCAATAGTGGCTGTCTGTGCGGTGGAGTCTAGAATGATTGTAACTTTGTCACCGTCTTCTGGTGCAAACTCAATTGTCATGCTTCCAGCATAGGCTGGCGCAGCAAGAAAAATTGCAGACAGCGCTGCAAGGATAAATTTTTTCATGATTTCCTCCCAATTGCTCCATCATTTTTGATGTAAGCTTTTTTAGAGGCGACCCAATTCGCCCCTACGGAAGTATTAACGATATTTACGTTGCGAAAGAACAAGTCTAAACAAGGTTAATTTTTGTTAATTTTATCCGCGACCTTTGGCGCGCCAGCCGATATCACTGCGATAAAAGCCTTCAGGCCAATCAACTTTGTCAACTGCCTTATACGCTTTGTCGATTGCGTCTGTGATTGTGTCAGCAAGTGCGGTTACACCTAAGACACGGCCACCAGCGGCGACAATTTCGCCATTCTTTTCAGCTGTACCAGCATGAAAGACGACGACACCTTCAGCGCTTGCTTCGGCCTCATCCAATCTTTTGATGACAGATCCTTTTTCATAGGCAGCAGGATAGCCGTTTGTTGCCATGACGACACACACGGCTGCATCTTCAAAACGCTCAGGGCGACGACAATCAGCTAGGTCAAAGCCGGTTGCACATGCTAGCATTAACGGTAGAATTTCGCCTTTAAGACGTGCCATGATGACCTGACATTCAGGATCACCAAAGCGGCAATTATATTCAACGACGCGCGGATTGCCGTCAGGGCCGATCATCAATCCAACATATAGAACGCCTGTATATGGAATACCCATATCGCGCATGCCTTTTATCGTCGGATTGACGATTTCTGTCATGACGCGTTCCTGCATGTCTGCATCAAGAATAGGAGCAGGCGAATAGGCACCCATACCGCCTGTATTCACGCCTGTATCGCCATCACCAACGCGCTTGTGATCTTGTGCGCCAGCAAGCGCGACGGCGGTGTTTCCGTCTGTTAATGCAAAGAAAGAGGCTTCTTCACCATGCATGAATTCTTCAATGACGAGTTCAGCGGAAGATTCGCCAAATTGACCGGCGAGCATGTCGTCAATAGAGCTCTCCGCTTCTTCGCGTGTTTCTGCGATGACAACGCCTTTACCAGCTGCAAGGCCATCTGCTTTGAGC encodes the following:
- the purD gene encoding phosphoribosylamine--glycine ligase yields the protein MKILIVGGGGREHALAWRLNKSPKVTSILCAPGNPGMANVARCIPIKAEDIDGQVRLAKDERPHLVIIGPEVPLAMGLADKLRMADIPVFGPSKAAAQLESSKGFSKDLMKACGVPTAEYGRFTDAAEAKAFLDKFSAPYVLKADGLAAGKGVVIAETREEAESSIDDMLAGQFGESSAELVIEEFMHGEEASFFALTDGNTAVALAGAQDHKRVGDGDTGVNTGGMGAYSPAPILDADMQERVMTEIVNPTIKGMRDMGIPYTGVLYVGLMIGPDGNPRVVEYNCRFGDPECQVIMARLKGEILPLMLACATGFDLADCRRPERFEDAAVCVVMATNGYPAAYEKGSVIKRLDEAEASAEGVVVFHAGTAEKNGEIVAAGGRVLGVTALADTITDAIDKAYKAVDKVDWPEGFYRSDIGWRAKGRG